The proteins below are encoded in one region of Pantoea sp. At-9b:
- a CDS encoding molybdopterin-dependent oxidoreductase, giving the protein MTQKPVMHSAHWGAFHAQQQGDHLTIEPFHRDPDPSPLLQNFRRALSHPARVSRPMVRRGWLEEGPGPDQRRGNDEYVAVSWEEAYTLVTNELKRVGDNYGPEGIFGGSYGWSSAGRFHHAQSQVHRFLNTTLGGYVRSVNSYSSGSASVLLPHIVGDMNEIARRGVSWEEIAQHSDIVLAFGGLALKNSQVASGGLSEHTERGFMQQAAQRGTRFISVSPLQSDLPDEAQGEWLALRPGTDAAFILGVLSVLIDEGLTDEAFLARYTVGWPQMVAYIRGEEDGTVRDARWAATICGVDARFISQFARRLHGKRVLVTVAHALQRAEHGEQPVWLGLVLAAALGQPGLPGGGYTYALGALGHYGKHHNLVSFPALPQGKNGIDRLIPVARIADMLLNPGTQFDYNGRRLTYPHIRLAYWAGGNPFHHHQDLARLRQAFCQLDTLIVHEIAWTASAKHADIVLPATMTLEREDIGGAPTDRHLFAMQPVAQPWAEAKDDYVIFSELARRLGREEAFTEGRDTRGWLQHHYQQLQEKLAAHEVTIPAFDQFWQQGVLELPQLKDGGRMMNAFRTDPDASPLPTPSGKIEIYSATIASFAYENCPGHPVWRAPQQQPNDEHPFWLIANQPATRLHSQLDFGDYSLSGKRDGREVCSLNPQDAARLAIAEGDIIELYNQRGHVLASARITDTIMPGVVQLPTGAWYDPVDPTAARPLCRHGNPNVLTLDIGTSSLTQGCSGQITVVQIRKYVGALTPVQAFIPPC; this is encoded by the coding sequence ATGACGCAGAAACCGGTAATGCATAGCGCACACTGGGGGGCTTTTCATGCTCAACAGCAGGGCGATCACCTCACCATTGAACCCTTCCACCGCGATCCCGATCCCAGCCCGTTGTTACAAAATTTCCGCCGCGCGCTCAGCCATCCGGCGCGCGTGTCGCGTCCGATGGTGCGGCGTGGTTGGCTGGAAGAGGGGCCGGGACCGGATCAACGCCGTGGTAACGACGAGTATGTCGCCGTCAGCTGGGAAGAAGCCTATACCCTGGTGACCAACGAATTAAAACGTGTTGGTGACAACTATGGCCCGGAAGGGATTTTTGGCGGCTCTTATGGCTGGTCCAGCGCGGGACGTTTCCATCATGCGCAAAGCCAGGTACACCGTTTTCTGAATACCACGCTGGGTGGCTATGTCCGTTCGGTTAACAGCTACAGCTCCGGCTCGGCGTCAGTATTATTGCCGCATATCGTGGGTGACATGAACGAGATCGCCCGGCGCGGCGTAAGTTGGGAAGAAATTGCCCAGCATAGCGATATCGTGCTGGCGTTTGGCGGTCTGGCGCTCAAGAACTCGCAGGTTGCCAGCGGTGGGTTGAGTGAACACACCGAACGTGGCTTTATGCAGCAGGCTGCACAGCGAGGCACCCGCTTTATCTCCGTCAGCCCGTTGCAAAGTGACCTGCCGGATGAAGCGCAGGGTGAGTGGCTGGCGCTGCGTCCCGGAACTGACGCGGCGTTTATCCTTGGCGTGTTATCGGTGTTGATTGACGAAGGGTTGACTGACGAAGCCTTTCTCGCCCGTTACACCGTCGGCTGGCCGCAGATGGTGGCGTATATTCGCGGCGAGGAGGATGGAACGGTACGTGATGCCCGTTGGGCCGCGACGATTTGTGGTGTCGATGCCCGTTTCATCAGCCAGTTTGCCCGCCGGTTGCATGGCAAACGCGTATTGGTGACGGTGGCACATGCCTTACAGCGTGCCGAGCATGGTGAGCAGCCGGTGTGGTTGGGTTTGGTGCTGGCGGCGGCGCTGGGACAACCTGGCTTGCCTGGCGGGGGGTACACCTATGCGCTCGGAGCCCTTGGTCATTATGGCAAGCATCACAACCTGGTCAGCTTCCCGGCCTTGCCACAGGGCAAGAATGGCATCGACCGCCTGATTCCGGTGGCGCGCATCGCCGATATGCTGCTCAACCCCGGTACGCAGTTTGACTACAATGGCCGGCGTCTGACCTATCCGCATATCCGCCTGGCCTACTGGGCAGGCGGCAATCCGTTCCACCATCATCAGGATCTGGCCCGCTTGCGCCAGGCTTTTTGCCAGTTGGACACGCTGATCGTGCATGAAATTGCCTGGACGGCCAGTGCCAAACACGCCGACATCGTGTTGCCCGCCACCATGACGCTGGAACGCGAAGATATTGGCGGTGCGCCAACCGATCGTCATCTGTTCGCCATGCAGCCGGTGGCACAACCCTGGGCTGAAGCGAAAGATGATTACGTGATCTTCAGCGAACTGGCCCGCAGGTTAGGCCGGGAAGAGGCGTTTACCGAAGGACGCGATACACGCGGCTGGTTGCAGCATCATTACCAGCAGTTGCAGGAGAAACTTGCGGCCCACGAGGTCACGATCCCGGCGTTTGACCAGTTCTGGCAACAGGGCGTACTGGAGCTGCCGCAATTGAAGGACGGCGGACGGATGATGAACGCCTTTCGCACCGATCCTGATGCGTCACCGTTACCGACGCCCAGTGGAAAAATCGAAATCTATTCGGCCACCATCGCCAGTTTTGCCTATGAAAACTGTCCAGGGCATCCGGTATGGCGCGCCCCGCAGCAGCAACCGAACGATGAGCATCCGTTTTGGCTGATCGCTAATCAACCCGCCACACGTCTGCATAGCCAACTGGATTTTGGTGATTACAGCCTGAGCGGGAAACGTGATGGCCGAGAGGTTTGCAGCCTGAACCCGCAAGATGCGGCGCGATTAGCCATCGCCGAGGGTGACATTATCGAGTTATACAATCAGCGGGGACATGTGCTGGCCAGTGCGCGCATCACCGACACCATCATGCCGGGTGTGGTCCAGCTTCCAACCGGTGCCTGGTACGATCCGGTTGATCCCACGGCTGCGAGGCCGTTGTGCCGTCATGGTAATCCCAACGTGTTGACGCTGGATATTGGCACCTCGTCATTAACCCAGGGCTGTAGCGGGCAAATTACCGTGGTGCAGATCAGGAAGTATGTCGGCGCGTTAACGCCGGTACAGGCGTTTATTCCGCCTTGCTAA
- a CDS encoding amino acid ABC transporter ATP-binding protein gives MAEAIALRKVTKRFSGVTILDEVNLDIPAGSVTVILGPSGSGKSTLLRCINHLEKLDGGTIRIGGEMVGYKQKGQALHELSSSAIARQRAEIGMVFQQFNLFPHRTVLQNIIDAPMRVKKQSRQQATSKALALLKQVGLAGREEEWPQNLSGGQQQRVAIARALAMDPGVMLFDEPTSALDPELVGEVLQVIKQLAHSGITMVIVTHEIGFAREVADNIVFMEGGKIVAAGPTQQVLDDPENGRVRNFIATVL, from the coding sequence ATGGCTGAAGCAATCGCGCTCCGTAAGGTGACGAAACGTTTTTCCGGCGTCACCATTCTCGATGAAGTCAATCTCGACATTCCGGCCGGTTCAGTGACCGTTATCCTTGGCCCTTCAGGCTCAGGGAAATCGACGTTGCTGCGCTGTATCAACCATCTGGAAAAACTGGATGGCGGTACTATTCGTATCGGCGGCGAAATGGTGGGTTACAAGCAGAAAGGGCAGGCGCTGCACGAACTGAGCAGCAGTGCCATCGCGCGCCAGCGTGCGGAAATCGGCATGGTGTTTCAGCAGTTTAACCTGTTTCCACATCGTACCGTGTTGCAGAACATTATTGACGCCCCGATGCGTGTGAAAAAGCAGAGTCGCCAACAAGCCACCAGCAAGGCACTGGCACTGCTGAAACAGGTTGGCCTGGCAGGTCGTGAAGAAGAATGGCCGCAAAATTTGTCCGGTGGTCAGCAGCAACGCGTGGCGATAGCGCGTGCGCTGGCAATGGACCCGGGTGTGATGTTGTTTGATGAACCGACATCCGCACTTGACCCTGAACTGGTGGGGGAAGTATTGCAGGTGATTAAACAGCTGGCGCATTCCGGCATCACCATGGTGATCGTCACACACGAGATCGGCTTCGCTCGTGAAGTGGCCGATAACATTGTGTTTATGGAAGGCGGCAAGATTGTCGCGGCCGGTCCCACTCAACAGGTACTCGACGACCCGGAAAACGGGCGTGTCAGAAACTTTATTGCAACGGTGCTTTAA
- a CDS encoding amino acid ABC transporter permease yields MSDFHDHTDDLKIVGKRYYGRWLSALAVLLCVVAMAHSMINNPRFEWGVIAENFTGPSILQGVLMTLQLTAISVVLGFAFGTVLALMRLSSNPVLVAVSWAYTWFFRGVPMLVQLFLWYNIAALYPKIALSIPGLGEIWSAQSNSLVSPFSAAVIALVMHQSAYAAEIVRAGIQSVGNGQLEAARALGYRPAQIFRHTVLPQAMRAIMPPAGNEIIGQLKTTAVVSVISLQDVLFSAQIIYQRTYEVIPLLLVATLWYLLMTSVLSVGQYYVERYFGRGVTRREKRSLWQSLPRLSAAKTTRSVSNG; encoded by the coding sequence ATGAGTGATTTTCACGACCACACCGACGATTTGAAAATCGTCGGCAAACGCTACTACGGACGCTGGCTGAGTGCGCTGGCGGTACTGTTGTGCGTAGTGGCGATGGCGCACTCCATGATCAACAACCCGCGCTTTGAGTGGGGGGTGATTGCGGAGAACTTCACCGGCCCTTCCATTTTGCAAGGCGTCTTGATGACGCTGCAACTCACCGCGATTTCCGTGGTGTTGGGCTTTGCCTTTGGTACGGTACTGGCGTTGATGCGTTTGTCATCCAACCCGGTACTGGTTGCGGTGAGCTGGGCCTATACCTGGTTCTTCCGTGGCGTGCCAATGCTGGTACAGCTGTTTCTCTGGTACAACATTGCCGCGCTCTATCCCAAAATTGCGCTCTCAATTCCGGGATTGGGCGAAATCTGGAGTGCGCAGTCAAACTCCCTGGTTAGCCCATTCAGTGCGGCAGTGATCGCGCTGGTCATGCATCAATCTGCTTATGCGGCAGAAATTGTGCGTGCGGGTATTCAGAGCGTTGGCAACGGGCAACTGGAAGCCGCCCGTGCGCTGGGCTATCGTCCGGCGCAGATCTTCCGCCATACCGTTTTGCCTCAGGCGATGCGTGCGATTATGCCGCCTGCCGGTAACGAAATTATTGGTCAGTTGAAAACCACGGCGGTGGTGTCAGTGATTTCGCTGCAGGACGTTTTGTTTTCCGCGCAGATTATTTATCAGCGCACCTATGAAGTGATCCCGCTGCTGCTGGTTGCCACCTTATGGTATTTGCTGATGACCTCAGTCCTGTCGGTGGGTCAATATTATGTCGAGCGCTACTTTGGACGCGGCGTGACCCGACGCGAAAAGCGTAGTCTGTGGCAGTCGCTGCCGCGATTATCTGCTGCTAAAACCACCAGGAGCGTAAGTAATGGCTGA
- a CDS encoding ABC transporter substrate-binding protein: MTLFALALSAHTTFAAEQAVPTDSSVHVQADPALKSLLPADIVKRGYIVAGTNPNTPPTTFYKEDNKTLAGREIDIMNAVGERLGIPVHWQDTGGFDNIIPGLKTGRYDVALSNINATLARTKQVDFVSYYNASLLGIISQKDANIAPFKSFDAVCGKEVGAGSGTTQVTRLEEASKACEAAGKPPIKVSVFPDRPAGVQAVVSGRVPMFLGPYEGLLWQVKVIKPLTMSGEISVTDYPVSVAFPKESALEPAVQAALNSLIKDGSYKKILDNWGIGFGAVTEAKRNEEIFK; this comes from the coding sequence ATGACCCTTTTCGCACTTGCTCTGAGTGCGCACACCACGTTTGCCGCCGAACAAGCTGTTCCCACCGACAGTTCAGTCCATGTTCAAGCCGATCCGGCGCTGAAAAGCCTGTTACCTGCGGATATCGTGAAACGTGGCTATATTGTTGCCGGAACCAACCCCAACACGCCGCCAACTACCTTCTATAAAGAAGACAACAAAACCCTGGCCGGGCGTGAAATCGACATTATGAATGCAGTAGGCGAGCGCCTTGGTATTCCCGTGCACTGGCAAGATACCGGCGGTTTCGACAATATCATCCCCGGTCTCAAAACTGGCCGTTATGATGTGGCGCTTTCCAACATCAATGCCACCCTGGCCCGAACCAAACAGGTCGATTTTGTCAGCTACTACAATGCCAGCCTGCTGGGCATCATTTCGCAGAAAGATGCCAACATCGCGCCTTTTAAATCCTTTGATGCCGTTTGTGGCAAAGAAGTCGGTGCCGGTTCCGGTACGACTCAGGTAACGCGACTGGAAGAAGCCAGCAAAGCGTGTGAAGCCGCGGGCAAACCACCGATTAAAGTTTCTGTGTTCCCGGATCGTCCGGCAGGCGTTCAGGCTGTCGTGAGCGGACGTGTCCCGATGTTCCTCGGCCCATACGAAGGTCTGCTGTGGCAGGTTAAAGTCATCAAACCGTTGACCATGAGCGGAGAAATCAGCGTCACCGATTACCCGGTCTCGGTTGCCTTCCCGAAAGAGTCAGCACTGGAACCGGCGGTTCAGGCCGCATTGAACTCCTTAATTAAAGATGGCAGCTACAAGAAAATCCTTGATAACTGGGGGATTGGATTTGGTGCTGTGACCGAAGCTAAACGCAACGAAGAGATCTTTAAATGA
- a CDS encoding TonB-dependent siderophore receptor produces MNVTACSQKRPVALFLAGLLSTSAYAANEEPTEKLADDESMIVTAEEELKQQPGVSTITAEDIQKSPPVNDLSDIIRKMPGVNLTGNSASGSRGNNRQIDIRGMGPENTLIMIDGVPVTSRNAVRYSWRGERDTRGDTNWVPAEMVERIEVIRGPAASRYGSGAAGGVVNIITKRPTNDWHGSLSLFTNQPEDDKEGATKRANFSLSGPLAGDALTMRLFGNINKTDADAYNINTAENGSYAAGREGVRNKDINTVLSWKITPLQIVDFSYGYSRQGNIYAGDTQYSNGNISPDGLVESLYGDETNRMYRQSYGLTYNGIWDWGTSKLNFNYEKTNNTRLQEGSTGRVEGMINSNDYATSRLESYRAGGEINFPVELLVDQTVTLGAEWNRDELNDPASMTATDASGVIIDGVSGNPSSRSSKNSATISSLYFEDNIAATDSTEVIPGLRFDYHDKFGANWSPSLNISQGLGDYFTLKAGIARAFKAPNLYQSTEGYLLSTRGNGCPVGISTGSCYLLGNENLDPEISVNKEVGIEFHNEGYTAGITWFRNDYKNKIVAGDEAVGYTSNGYNVLRWENGGKAIVEGLEGNMTIPVIRDTLEWRTNATYMFRSESKKTGNPLSVIPEFTINSQLDWQVTDKLDANINWTQYGRQKPRQYAEIRNESGAISNREISPYSIFGLNVNYEITKNLRANAGINNLFDKRVYRENDGASTYNEPGRAYYAGVTMSF; encoded by the coding sequence GTGAATGTAACTGCATGTAGCCAAAAGCGTCCCGTCGCGCTGTTTTTGGCCGGGCTGCTGAGTACGTCAGCTTATGCCGCCAATGAGGAGCCAACCGAAAAACTGGCTGACGATGAATCGATGATCGTCACGGCGGAAGAGGAACTGAAACAACAGCCGGGTGTGTCAACCATCACGGCGGAAGACATTCAGAAAAGTCCTCCGGTTAACGATTTGTCCGATATTATTCGTAAGATGCCTGGCGTGAATCTCACCGGCAACAGCGCCAGCGGCAGCCGTGGTAATAACCGCCAGATCGATATTCGCGGCATGGGGCCAGAAAACACCTTAATTATGATTGATGGTGTTCCTGTTACCTCGCGTAATGCCGTGCGTTACAGCTGGCGCGGTGAACGCGATACGCGCGGTGATACCAACTGGGTGCCCGCCGAAATGGTGGAGCGCATCGAAGTCATTCGCGGCCCTGCGGCATCGCGTTATGGCTCAGGTGCTGCTGGTGGCGTGGTGAATATTATTACCAAACGCCCAACCAACGACTGGCACGGCTCATTATCGCTGTTCACCAACCAGCCAGAAGATGATAAAGAAGGCGCGACCAAGCGCGCCAACTTCAGCCTGAGTGGACCGCTAGCGGGCGATGCCCTCACCATGCGCCTGTTTGGTAACATCAATAAAACTGACGCGGATGCGTATAACATCAATACCGCAGAGAACGGTTCTTATGCCGCAGGCCGCGAGGGTGTGCGTAATAAAGACATCAACACGGTGCTCTCGTGGAAAATCACCCCGCTGCAAATTGTCGATTTCAGCTATGGCTATAGTCGCCAGGGCAATATTTATGCGGGCGATACGCAATACAGCAACGGTAATATCAGCCCGGATGGTCTGGTTGAGTCACTGTATGGTGATGAAACGAACCGTATGTATCGCCAGAGTTATGGTCTGACCTATAACGGCATCTGGGACTGGGGTACATCAAAGCTCAATTTTAATTACGAGAAGACCAACAACACCCGCCTGCAAGAAGGTTCGACCGGCCGTGTTGAAGGGATGATCAACAGCAATGACTACGCAACCAGCCGCCTGGAAAGTTACCGTGCGGGGGGAGAGATTAACTTCCCGGTTGAATTGCTGGTTGATCAAACCGTGACCCTGGGGGCGGAATGGAATCGTGATGAATTGAATGATCCGGCCTCTATGACGGCGACCGATGCCTCCGGCGTAATCATTGATGGCGTTTCCGGTAATCCTTCCTCACGCAGCAGCAAAAATAGCGCCACCATCAGCTCTCTTTATTTTGAAGATAACATCGCCGCCACCGACAGTACTGAAGTGATTCCTGGCCTGCGCTTCGATTATCACGATAAATTCGGTGCTAACTGGAGCCCAAGCCTGAATATTTCTCAGGGGCTGGGTGATTATTTCACCCTGAAAGCGGGTATCGCTCGTGCCTTCAAGGCACCGAACCTGTATCAATCCACGGAGGGTTATTTGCTCTCTACCCGCGGCAACGGCTGCCCGGTGGGTATTTCTACCGGTAGCTGTTATCTATTAGGTAATGAAAATCTCGACCCTGAAATCAGCGTTAATAAAGAAGTTGGGATCGAATTCCATAACGAGGGTTATACCGCCGGTATTACCTGGTTCCGCAATGATTATAAGAACAAAATCGTCGCGGGTGACGAGGCTGTGGGTTACACCTCAAACGGATACAACGTGTTGCGTTGGGAGAATGGCGGCAAAGCGATTGTGGAAGGTCTGGAAGGCAATATGACGATTCCGGTGATTCGCGATACGCTGGAGTGGCGCACTAACGCGACTTATATGTTCCGTTCGGAAAGTAAGAAGACCGGTAACCCATTGTCAGTGATCCCGGAATTCACCATTAACTCACAGCTAGACTGGCAGGTCACGGATAAGCTGGATGCCAATATTAACTGGACACAGTATGGCCGCCAGAAACCTCGTCAGTACGCTGAGATCCGTAACGAGTCGGGTGCCATTTCTAACCGCGAAATCAGTCCCTACTCTATCTTTGGCCTGAACGTGAATTACGAGATCACCAAAAACTTGCGTGCTAACGCGGGCATCAACAACCTGTTTGATAAACGGGTGTATCGTGAAAATGATGGCGCATCAACCTATAACGAGCCGGGACGTGCTTATTATGCGGGCGTGACGATGTCGTTCTGA
- a CDS encoding LuxR family transcriptional regulator codes for MSKHFYSDSEKNDQVKISIERNIKKYADVNYAYAVMNKRNTDDIMVISDIPDYFESVYLKNRYQSIDPIIINALNRVSPVIWDETLIVNSQWTIRKITDSLRPDYNIVSGHTFVLHDQNNYLAVLSLYVNKFLEPEIDDKVKKHRNDLQGVLIDTHEMLLHLYHEENVRTSRHDDTLSARENEILYWSSTGKTYPEIARMLDITVSTVKFHMGKIVKKLGVNNAKHAISLAIELNIISHPSGR; via the coding sequence ATGAGTAAGCATTTTTATTCAGATTCCGAAAAAAATGATCAGGTTAAAATCAGCATTGAAAGAAACATTAAAAAATATGCTGATGTGAACTATGCATATGCGGTAATGAATAAAAGAAATACAGATGATATTATGGTCATCAGTGATATCCCTGATTATTTTGAGAGCGTTTACCTAAAGAATAGATATCAAAGCATTGACCCTATTATTATAAATGCATTAAATCGCGTCTCTCCTGTTATATGGGATGAAACTCTGATTGTCAATTCGCAGTGGACCATTAGGAAAATTACTGACTCACTTAGGCCGGATTACAATATTGTGAGCGGGCATACATTTGTATTGCATGATCAAAATAATTACCTGGCAGTGTTGTCATTGTATGTGAATAAGTTTCTGGAACCTGAAATTGATGACAAGGTAAAAAAACATAGGAATGATCTTCAGGGCGTGTTGATTGACACTCATGAAATGTTGCTTCATCTGTATCATGAGGAAAACGTTAGAACATCTCGTCATGATGACACGCTCTCCGCCCGCGAAAACGAAATCCTCTACTGGAGCAGTACGGGAAAAACCTACCCTGAAATTGCACGAATGCTGGATATCACAGTCAGTACCGTCAAATTCCATATGGGTAAGATCGTCAAGAAACTCGGCGTCAATAATGCAAAACATGCCATCAGTCTGGCGATTGAACTGAATATTATTTCTCATCCGTCTGGAAGATAA
- a CDS encoding LuxR family transcriptional regulator, whose translation MTFFANVNKNNHVKQYLEKNLEKYAGIDYAYFLMNKRNIDEIVVISSISKYFDEVYLAKKHQRIDPVIINALNRVSPIIWDENLMINSQWTINKIFNAVKPFYNIVSGQTFVLHDYNNNLVLLSLYINKYLMVDVNEKATKDRHDLQGLLIDTHEMMLHLYRDESERHKSEENMLSSRENEILYWSSTGKTYPEIAHMLNITVSTVKFHMGKIVKKMGVNNAKHAISLAIELNIISHPAGK comes from the coding sequence ATGACTTTCTTCGCAAATGTTAACAAAAATAATCATGTAAAGCAGTATTTGGAAAAAAATCTTGAAAAATACGCAGGGATTGATTACGCATATTTTTTAATGAATAAGAGAAATATAGATGAAATAGTTGTCATTAGTAGTATTTCAAAATATTTTGATGAAGTCTACTTGGCAAAAAAACATCAAAGAATAGATCCTGTAATCATAAATGCATTGAATAGGGTCTCTCCTATCATATGGGATGAGAACTTAATGATTAACTCCCAGTGGACAATCAATAAAATTTTCAATGCGGTTAAGCCATTTTATAACATTGTGAGCGGCCAGACTTTTGTTTTACATGATTATAATAATAATCTTGTATTGTTATCATTATACATTAATAAGTATTTAATGGTCGATGTAAACGAAAAGGCAACAAAGGACAGACATGATCTTCAGGGGCTTTTGATTGATACTCATGAAATGATGCTCCATCTTTATCGCGATGAAAGTGAAAGGCATAAAAGTGAAGAGAATATGCTTTCATCTCGTGAAAATGAAATTCTCTACTGGAGTAGTACTGGGAAAACTTACCCGGAAATTGCGCACATGTTGAACATTACTGTCAGTACAGTTAAGTTCCATATGGGTAAGATTGTAAAAAAGATGGGTGTTAATAATGCTAAGCATGCGATAAGTCTTGCAATTGAACTAAATATTATCTCCCATCCTGCTGGTAAATAA
- a CDS encoding GNAT family N-acetyltransferase — MKCRHAEISDLKSICSLLADEFYDDPVLRFAFTDTGREQRLSRLEGFFRIYFNLALEYGGILLAENDVGVLVYFRPELMEINEEEHQQVNCLLQQECGSDYDKVISLMNGLENSHPHTDPHFYVFLIAVRSSCRRKGVATALLAALNMMLDREEMGCYAECTTLTTQYLFGQLGYGEISPPLMIEGFPSLYPVWREPAVLAPASADLDTVLLI, encoded by the coding sequence ATGAAATGCAGACATGCTGAAATTTCGGATTTAAAAAGTATCTGTAGTCTTTTAGCAGATGAGTTCTATGATGATCCTGTGCTTAGATTCGCTTTTACTGATACCGGCAGAGAGCAACGTTTATCAAGATTGGAAGGTTTTTTTCGTATTTATTTCAATCTGGCATTAGAATATGGCGGGATTCTTCTTGCTGAAAATGATGTCGGGGTCTTGGTTTATTTTCGCCCTGAGTTGATGGAAATTAATGAAGAAGAGCATCAACAGGTCAACTGTCTACTGCAGCAAGAGTGTGGTTCCGATTATGATAAAGTTATTAGTTTGATGAACGGACTTGAGAATTCTCATCCACATACAGATCCTCATTTTTATGTATTTCTTATTGCGGTAAGAAGCTCATGCCGTCGCAAAGGTGTGGCTACAGCTTTACTCGCAGCCCTGAATATGATGCTTGATCGTGAGGAGATGGGATGTTATGCAGAATGTACAACACTGACTACTCAGTATTTATTTGGACAGCTTGGTTACGGCGAGATCTCACCTCCGCTAATGATAGAAGGCTTTCCGAGTTTGTATCCGGTATGGCGTGAGCCTGCGGTTTTAGCACCTGCCAGTGCAGACCTTGATACTGTTTTACTAATTTGA